In one window of Posidoniimonas corsicana DNA:
- a CDS encoding sodium:solute symporter family protein has product MGGFHAIDLAILFAYLAVTIGIGFWISKRAANSLGSYFLGGNQIPWYMLGLSNASGMFDISGTMWIVYLLFVYGLKSAWIPWLWPVFNQVFMMVYLSIWLRRSGVMTGAEWIRFRFGEGRGPQLAHLVVVGFAMINVVGFLAYGFIGIGKFAATFLPWTLASDPTTNANLYGLVITALTTLYVVKGGMFSVVFTEVLQFVVMTIACIWVGVIAMWRVSPDTLHAAVPDGWGSVWFGWRLDLDWGGLMESANQKITDDGWSLFGAFFMMMLFKGVLGSMAGPAPNYDMQRVLSARTPREAALMSGLVSLVLLIPRYMLITGLTVLALAFFAGELRAMGSDVDFELVLPMAMKNAIPAGLFGLLFSALLAAFMSTYAATVNAAPAYIINDVYKRYFNPDAEQKTYVRMSYATSVVVVLIGTAFGFLAEDLNGVVQWLVAALYGGYTAANVLKWHWWRFNSYGYFWGMAAGILAAGVTPEAAAWLARTNSVQPIATIYLFPVILACSLVGCVAGSLLTPPDDRKVLRQFYLRVRPWGAWGPIRRELQASHPGLAANRDFCRDAVNVAVGIVWQTALTVTGIYLVLKDLQALGCSVTVVLATSLFLKVNWYDHIEDYPEDAPAGDPLAGSAPGAN; this is encoded by the coding sequence ATGGGCGGGTTTCACGCGATCGATCTCGCGATCCTCTTCGCCTACTTGGCGGTAACCATCGGCATTGGTTTCTGGATCTCCAAACGCGCGGCCAACAGCCTGGGGAGTTACTTCCTCGGCGGCAACCAGATCCCCTGGTACATGCTAGGCCTGTCGAACGCGTCGGGAATGTTTGACATCAGCGGCACCATGTGGATTGTGTACCTGCTGTTTGTCTACGGGCTGAAGAGCGCTTGGATCCCCTGGTTGTGGCCGGTCTTCAACCAGGTGTTCATGATGGTCTACCTCTCGATCTGGCTCAGGCGGTCGGGGGTGATGACCGGCGCCGAGTGGATCCGGTTCCGGTTTGGCGAGGGCCGCGGGCCGCAGCTAGCGCACCTGGTGGTGGTCGGCTTTGCGATGATCAACGTGGTCGGCTTCTTGGCCTACGGGTTCATCGGCATCGGCAAGTTCGCCGCGACGTTCCTGCCGTGGACTCTGGCGTCTGACCCCACGACCAACGCCAACCTGTACGGGTTGGTGATCACCGCTCTTACGACGCTCTACGTCGTGAAAGGCGGGATGTTCAGCGTCGTGTTCACGGAGGTGCTACAGTTTGTCGTGATGACCATCGCGTGCATCTGGGTTGGCGTGATTGCGATGTGGCGCGTCTCGCCCGACACGCTGCACGCCGCGGTCCCAGATGGATGGGGCAGCGTCTGGTTTGGGTGGCGGCTGGACCTGGACTGGGGCGGCCTGATGGAGTCGGCCAATCAGAAGATCACCGACGACGGTTGGAGCTTGTTCGGCGCCTTCTTCATGATGATGCTCTTTAAGGGAGTCCTCGGCAGCATGGCGGGCCCAGCGCCCAATTACGACATGCAGCGGGTACTCTCCGCCCGGACGCCCCGTGAGGCGGCGCTGATGAGCGGCTTAGTTAGCCTGGTGCTGCTTATCCCCCGCTACATGCTGATCACGGGCCTAACTGTGCTGGCGTTGGCGTTCTTCGCAGGCGAACTCCGGGCCATGGGGTCCGATGTCGACTTCGAACTGGTGCTGCCGATGGCGATGAAGAACGCAATCCCGGCGGGGCTCTTCGGGCTGTTGTTCTCCGCGCTGTTGGCGGCCTTCATGTCAACCTACGCGGCTACTGTCAACGCGGCCCCGGCCTACATCATCAACGACGTCTACAAACGCTACTTCAACCCCGACGCCGAGCAGAAGACCTACGTGCGGATGAGCTACGCCACTTCGGTCGTGGTCGTGCTGATTGGAACGGCATTCGGATTCCTGGCCGAGGACCTCAACGGCGTAGTGCAGTGGCTTGTGGCGGCGTTGTACGGCGGGTACACGGCCGCTAATGTGCTCAAGTGGCACTGGTGGCGCTTCAATAGCTACGGATACTTCTGGGGCATGGCGGCGGGGATTCTTGCGGCGGGTGTGACGCCGGAGGCGGCCGCGTGGCTCGCCCGCACAAACTCCGTCCAGCCGATCGCGACGATCTACCTGTTCCCGGTGATCTTGGCCTGCTCGCTCGTGGGGTGTGTCGCCGGCAGTCTGCTGACTCCTCCCGATGACAGGAAGGTGCTCCGCCAGTTCTACCTGCGGGTGCGCCCGTGGGGTGCGTGGGGGCCGATCCGGCGTGAGCTGCAGGCCTCGCACCCCGGACTGGCCGCCAACCGCGATTTCTGTCGAGACGCAGTCAACGTGGCTGTCGGGATTGTGTGGCAGACCGCGTTAACCGTGACGGGCATCTACTTGGTTCTCAAAGACCTTCAGGCCTTGGGGTGCTCGGTCACTGTGGTGTTGGCCACGAGCCTCTTCCTTAAGGTAAATTGGTACGATCATATCGAGGACTACCCCGAGGACGCGCCGGCGGGCGACCCGCTTGCGGGTTCAGCGCCAGGCGCCAACTGA
- a CDS encoding glycoside hydrolase family 130 protein produces MNPVDANSSDSQIARGATADRGGVVPDAFPWQERPAGDKAVVWRHSGNPIIPRNPLPDVHGIYNSAVVRFGDGYAGVFRTEGPSRFPLLHAGWSEDGLEWQIEARPIEFSNYRPDPSHYAYDPRVVRIEDWFYVSWCGGDNGPTISLARTKDFRAFERLPNAFLPFNRNGVLFPRRINDKFVMLSRPSDDGHTPFGDIYVSESPDMVHWGMHRLVMRRGGDQVGQWWQRTKIGAGPIPIETPDGWLMIYHGVIDTCNGFVYSMGAAILAIDDPSKVLYRTNRHLLTPEAPYETTGHVPNVVFPCAALHEPTSGKLAVYYGAADTCTCVAYCNVSELVEFTKANSTVF; encoded by the coding sequence ATGAACCCTGTGGACGCAAACTCATCGGATTCACAGATCGCGCGGGGGGCGACGGCCGACCGCGGGGGCGTTGTCCCAGACGCGTTCCCCTGGCAAGAGCGTCCGGCCGGCGACAAGGCGGTTGTGTGGCGGCACAGCGGGAACCCAATTATCCCGCGGAACCCGCTCCCTGACGTCCACGGCATCTACAACAGCGCGGTGGTGAGGTTTGGGGACGGCTACGCGGGCGTGTTCCGGACTGAAGGCCCGTCCAGGTTCCCACTGCTTCACGCCGGGTGGAGTGAGGACGGCCTCGAGTGGCAGATTGAGGCGCGTCCCATCGAGTTTTCCAACTACCGCCCCGACCCTAGCCACTACGCCTACGACCCCCGAGTCGTGCGGATAGAGGACTGGTTCTATGTTTCCTGGTGCGGTGGCGACAACGGGCCGACTATCAGTCTAGCGCGGACCAAGGACTTCCGGGCGTTCGAGCGGTTGCCCAACGCGTTCCTGCCGTTCAACCGCAATGGCGTGCTGTTCCCGCGTCGTATCAACGACAAGTTTGTCATGCTCAGCCGCCCCAGCGACGACGGGCACACGCCCTTCGGGGACATCTACGTGAGCGAGAGCCCCGACATGGTGCACTGGGGCATGCACCGTCTTGTGATGCGGCGCGGTGGCGACCAGGTCGGGCAGTGGTGGCAGCGCACCAAGATTGGCGCGGGCCCCATCCCGATCGAGACGCCCGACGGCTGGTTGATGATCTACCACGGCGTGATCGACACATGCAACGGATTTGTCTACAGCATGGGCGCCGCGATCCTCGCGATCGACGACCCGTCCAAGGTGCTCTACCGCACGAACCGTCACCTGCTCACGCCGGAGGCGCCTTACGAAACGACCGGGCACGTGCCGAACGTCGTGTTCCCGTGCGCGGCGCTCCACGAGCCAACATCGGGTAAACTGGCCGTGTACTACGGCGCGGCCGACACTTGCACGTGCGTTGCGTACTGCAACGTGAGCGAGCTTGTCGAGTTCACGAAGGCCAATTCGACGGTCTTCTAG
- a CDS encoding substrate-binding domain-containing protein: MAAPAKYNEVMSVIKRRISEGDYLVDSIPGERRLAEETGVSYMTARRAVRQLLDEEVLIRAPSGSLDVHPSYSKRTKPAEVVLLYPAYPSSYLTQLRGVVSEFADRRGQNLRPAQFVHWDEQALFESVAQAKGTVVIPHGPPIPSRLMEHFKNHKVVVLDGDFADHGIPSVRLFSDSCVLAVMEHLRRLGHRRVDCLNTQNRNVEIDRRIDIWRQWREDHGIAGQLHDDPAPNYTDPTIVAYRMMAELLDRDEADATAFVATTCPAAIGAIRACYERGVQVGPDVSIAAVNLEPPAEFFCPSITGLNTPDLTTVLAKCFDWFASDEPWLGSRLLEPADSALFRGESSATPPKRSRGAAAAKR; this comes from the coding sequence ATGGCGGCGCCAGCCAAGTACAACGAGGTGATGTCGGTCATCAAGCGGCGTATCTCCGAGGGGGACTATTTAGTCGACAGCATCCCCGGTGAGCGCCGCCTGGCCGAAGAAACTGGCGTCAGCTACATGACCGCCCGCCGCGCCGTGCGTCAGCTGCTTGACGAGGAAGTCCTGATCCGTGCGCCGTCTGGTTCGCTCGACGTGCACCCCAGCTACTCCAAACGCACTAAGCCGGCTGAAGTGGTGCTTCTGTACCCTGCGTACCCATCAAGCTACCTAACGCAGCTGCGGGGCGTTGTCTCCGAGTTTGCGGATCGTCGCGGCCAGAATCTCCGCCCCGCGCAGTTTGTCCACTGGGACGAGCAGGCCCTGTTTGAGAGCGTCGCCCAGGCTAAGGGCACGGTGGTCATTCCACACGGTCCGCCGATCCCGTCGCGGTTGATGGAGCACTTCAAGAATCACAAGGTCGTCGTGCTGGACGGCGACTTCGCCGACCACGGGATCCCATCTGTGCGGCTCTTCTCCGACAGTTGTGTCCTAGCGGTAATGGAACACCTGCGTCGACTGGGGCATCGGCGGGTCGATTGCCTGAATACCCAGAACCGCAACGTCGAGATCGACCGCCGTATCGACATCTGGCGCCAGTGGCGGGAGGACCACGGCATTGCGGGGCAACTGCACGATGATCCAGCGCCGAACTATACCGACCCAACAATTGTTGCGTACCGGATGATGGCCGAACTGCTCGACCGAGATGAGGCCGATGCCACCGCGTTCGTCGCCACCACGTGTCCCGCCGCGATCGGCGCGATCCGCGCCTGCTACGAACGCGGCGTACAAGTTGGCCCCGATGTCTCGATCGCGGCTGTGAACCTAGAGCCGCCAGCCGAGTTCTTCTGCCCGTCGATTACCGGTCTAAACACTCCCGATCTGACTACGGTGCTCGCCAAGTGCTTCGACTGGTTCGCTAGCGATGAACCGTGGCTCGGCTCCAGGCTACTGGAACCTGCCGACTCCGCTCTGTTCCGCGGCGAGTCGTCTGCAACCCCGCCGAAGCGGTCTCGGGGTGCTGCAGCCGCCAAACGCTAG
- a CDS encoding PEP-CTERM sorting domain-containing protein has translation MKRWLCRAAALLVLAAPPAAGAQKLLLDFGADTTFRGLSVASPDNNGNYWTSIATGVFLEDLVDVSNTPTSIDFGFSTPVATDSYNGPAGPTTAGQQAFDVFLTDIDAAALGDLGGSLAAAFDFVAGPGLDPNNVRFELQGLNPAKRYELTFFGSHKYSTDATTVYSVYTDNSYSTLVDSATLDVQDALDPSLHNRDTVAVLSGLAPQQDDILYVDFIGAQGSLGYLNALMIEASDAPSMPGDFNGDQRVDAADYTVWRDNLEGDESALGGGGDGSGTVDSGDYDLWVSNYGALTAAAGSSAPEPAATILLALALAGGASRRRR, from the coding sequence ATGAAGCGTTGGCTCTGCCGCGCGGCGGCGTTGCTGGTGCTGGCCGCGCCGCCCGCAGCGGGGGCCCAGAAACTGCTGCTAGACTTCGGCGCCGACACAACCTTCCGTGGGCTGAGTGTCGCCAGCCCCGACAACAACGGCAACTACTGGACAAGCATCGCAACCGGGGTGTTTCTTGAGGACCTGGTGGATGTGTCCAACACGCCGACCAGCATCGACTTTGGGTTCAGCACACCCGTTGCAACGGATAGCTACAACGGGCCGGCCGGTCCGACCACGGCGGGGCAGCAGGCGTTCGATGTGTTCCTAACTGACATCGACGCCGCGGCGTTGGGTGACCTCGGCGGGTCGCTGGCGGCCGCATTCGACTTTGTCGCCGGGCCGGGTTTAGACCCTAACAACGTCCGTTTTGAGCTCCAGGGTCTGAACCCTGCGAAGCGGTACGAGCTGACGTTCTTCGGCTCACACAAGTACAGCACGGACGCGACCACGGTCTACTCGGTCTACACCGACAACAGCTACTCGACTCTGGTGGACTCGGCGACGCTTGACGTACAGGACGCCCTGGACCCATCCCTTCACAACCGCGACACCGTCGCCGTGCTGTCCGGCCTGGCGCCCCAGCAAGACGACATCCTGTACGTCGACTTCATCGGAGCGCAGGGCTCGCTAGGCTACCTTAACGCGTTGATGATCGAAGCGTCGGACGCGCCTTCTATGCCGGGCGATTTTAACGGCGACCAGCGAGTCGACGCCGCAGACTACACCGTGTGGAGGGACAACCTGGAAGGCGACGAGTCCGCCCTCGGAGGCGGAGGTGACGGGAGCGGCACTGTCGACTCCGGTGACTACGACCTGTGGGTGTCGAACTACGGCGCCCTAACGGCCGCGGCAGGCTCTTCCGCACCTGAACCCGCCGCGACAATTCTGTTGGCACTAGCCCTGGCCGGAGGGGCCTCCCGCCGACGGCGGTAA
- a CDS encoding DUF1559 domain-containing protein: MLSRTSLQRAFTLVELLVVIAIIGVLVALLLPAVQSAREAARRTQCRSNLKNIGLALQNHHDTFGYFPSGGWGYLWMPEPDAGAGKTQPGSWLYSILAFMEEGTLRDIGAGTAPNSPARDDAMRQLLVRQISIMNCPSRRQAEPYPLVNNGSNVNSGYRNTGADFAQNPGVAFRSDYAGCRGGGTQQAWDAANSSGDPVEVRRFLMLDGPGPSTFAEAEKWDRKLPGLGVDNWFARLGSGSNGMILPRIPIPMRKITDGTSHTYIVGERMRESDLYSTGTSLFDDQGAYNGFDRDNIVSAWVPPLADPTSAQYQAWMDSVGDNAYYPATASERTLQFNFGAAHASVFQVVYCDGSVHGVNYDVDLEVHRARGSRNLADNAAE, encoded by the coding sequence ATGCTCAGCCGAACTAGCCTACAGCGTGCCTTCACGCTGGTTGAACTGCTGGTAGTCATCGCGATCATAGGCGTTCTTGTCGCGTTGCTCCTGCCTGCGGTGCAGTCCGCACGCGAGGCGGCCCGCCGGACGCAGTGCCGCAGCAACCTCAAGAACATCGGGCTCGCGCTGCAGAATCACCACGACACCTTCGGGTACTTTCCCAGTGGTGGATGGGGCTACTTGTGGATGCCCGAGCCAGATGCCGGAGCGGGCAAGACGCAGCCGGGGAGCTGGTTGTACAGCATCCTCGCGTTCATGGAGGAGGGGACGTTACGCGACATCGGCGCCGGCACCGCCCCCAACTCGCCCGCCCGTGACGACGCGATGCGGCAGCTGCTCGTGCGGCAAATCTCGATCATGAACTGCCCGAGCCGCCGCCAGGCGGAGCCGTACCCGCTTGTGAACAACGGCTCCAACGTCAACAGCGGCTACCGGAACACCGGCGCCGACTTCGCACAGAACCCGGGCGTTGCGTTCCGCAGCGACTATGCCGGCTGCCGCGGCGGCGGCACGCAGCAGGCTTGGGACGCGGCCAACAGCTCTGGCGACCCCGTGGAGGTGCGGCGGTTTCTAATGCTCGATGGCCCAGGACCCTCCACGTTCGCCGAGGCGGAAAAGTGGGACCGAAAGCTCCCAGGCTTGGGCGTGGACAACTGGTTCGCACGGTTGGGGTCCGGGAGTAACGGCATGATCCTGCCTCGCATCCCTATCCCAATGAGAAAGATCACCGACGGAACCTCGCACACCTACATCGTTGGCGAGCGGATGCGAGAATCCGACCTGTACTCGACAGGCACCTCGTTGTTCGACGACCAGGGCGCTTACAACGGGTTCGACCGCGACAATATCGTGTCGGCCTGGGTGCCGCCGCTCGCCGACCCGACCTCTGCCCAGTACCAGGCGTGGATGGACAGCGTGGGCGACAACGCCTACTACCCAGCCACCGCCAGCGAGCGGACTCTCCAGTTCAACTTCGGCGCAGCCCACGCATCCGTCTTCCAGGTGGTGTATTGCGACGGTTCCGTGCACGGCGTCAACTACGACGTCGACCTCGAGGTTCACCGCGCTCGCGGCAGCCGCAACCTAGCAGATAACGCGGCGGAATAA
- a CDS encoding MFS transporter gives MAEPTTEGPHNPPSRLFPRVAAMMFLQYWPLGVWAVTVGTYIAANTGEQGEAIFSAGFAGYSTITGAVGSLVAPMVFGFLSDRLLPAERLVALLHLGCAAAAWWMSSCRDELNFFIALLVYWNCFNPACALTNKIALQHLPKPDRQYPHARLFATGGWISAGLFIGLVWPSLSGHSIEDTATPILVGAASNLVMACYALTLPYTRPNPLVGRGRPSLWRDALRLLANRPLVLFLCASAAACLSSMAYNAYANLFLNWAGYSNPAALMTLGQVSDVLCLFALPRLIARFGLRRLFLAGVAAWSVRYGLLTFASATNSHAAVYAAILVHGPCYVFVYVAGLMLVDRLVDPGHRGAAQGLNAAATTGLGHLGGALMAGSAQETFLTPDGVSPPPYHWAEFWGIPALAATAATTLFVAILPKLVSTNPPQHSD, from the coding sequence ATGGCCGAGCCCACGACCGAAGGCCCGCACAACCCGCCCTCCCGGTTGTTCCCGCGGGTGGCGGCGATGATGTTCCTGCAATACTGGCCGCTCGGTGTGTGGGCGGTCACGGTTGGCACCTACATCGCGGCGAACACGGGGGAACAAGGTGAGGCGATCTTCTCGGCAGGCTTCGCCGGCTACAGCACGATCACAGGGGCGGTTGGGAGCCTCGTTGCGCCAATGGTGTTCGGCTTCCTGAGCGACCGCCTGCTGCCGGCGGAGCGACTGGTTGCGCTGCTGCACTTGGGCTGCGCCGCGGCGGCGTGGTGGATGTCCTCGTGCCGCGACGAGCTGAACTTCTTTATTGCTCTGCTCGTGTACTGGAATTGCTTCAACCCGGCCTGCGCGCTCACGAACAAGATTGCGTTGCAGCACCTCCCCAAACCAGACCGGCAGTACCCACACGCACGGCTGTTCGCAACCGGCGGGTGGATCTCGGCGGGGCTGTTTATCGGACTCGTGTGGCCTAGCCTATCGGGCCACTCCATCGAGGATACCGCGACGCCAATTCTGGTGGGCGCGGCGTCCAATCTGGTCATGGCCTGCTACGCGCTCACGCTGCCGTATACTCGGCCCAACCCATTAGTTGGCCGCGGACGCCCGTCGCTGTGGCGGGACGCGCTGCGACTGCTAGCCAACCGCCCTCTTGTGCTGTTTCTGTGCGCGTCGGCTGCCGCATGCCTATCCAGCATGGCCTACAACGCCTACGCGAACCTGTTCCTCAACTGGGCGGGGTACTCTAACCCAGCTGCACTGATGACGCTGGGCCAGGTGTCCGATGTGCTCTGCCTCTTCGCACTCCCTAGGCTTATCGCCCGATTCGGATTGCGTCGGCTATTCCTGGCAGGCGTTGCCGCCTGGTCGGTTCGGTACGGACTGCTGACGTTTGCATCCGCGACAAACTCGCACGCGGCGGTCTACGCGGCGATCCTAGTCCATGGCCCTTGCTACGTTTTTGTGTACGTTGCCGGCTTGATGCTCGTCGACCGACTCGTCGACCCCGGCCACCGCGGGGCCGCGCAGGGCCTGAACGCCGCTGCGACAACCGGGCTCGGGCACCTAGGCGGCGCGTTGATGGCAGGCTCCGCACAGGAGACATTCCTTACGCCTGACGGCGTCTCTCCTCCGCCCTACCACTGGGCAGAGTTCTGGGGCATCCCCGCCTTGGCCGCCACCGCGGCCACCACGTTGTTTGTGGCCATCCTCCCGAAGTTGGTGTCGACCAACCCACCGCAACACTCCGATTGA
- a CDS encoding leucine-rich repeat domain-containing protein: MPNDSVSSSKGKLGLVLILVAALAAIAIGIVEFTPMAGADETGTRAELSKYGVLATLDGSGSRVASVNFSTIKDEVNFEQAFEIVRGLRAVSSLNLDGMPIDDSHLAEIGKMTSLASLSLGGCGVGAEGLGDLRRLRDLAVLNLSGAQLSDDTLVEIGQLSKLTAIDLSECGPLTDLSPLAGLPKLNLLVLARAKLGDDALAGLQAAPAMTRLSLGGAEYSADDLKALRDSKPELVVDE, translated from the coding sequence ATGCCGAATGACAGCGTTTCGTCTTCCAAGGGGAAGCTTGGCCTAGTACTGATACTGGTTGCGGCACTGGCGGCCATTGCTATCGGCATCGTAGAGTTCACTCCCATGGCGGGAGCGGACGAAACAGGTACTCGTGCCGAGCTATCCAAGTATGGCGTTCTCGCCACGCTCGATGGCTCGGGTAGCAGGGTCGCGTCGGTAAACTTCTCAACCATCAAGGATGAGGTCAACTTTGAGCAGGCGTTTGAGATCGTCCGCGGGTTGCGGGCGGTTTCCTCGCTTAACCTTGACGGGATGCCGATTGACGACTCGCACCTTGCAGAGATCGGAAAGATGACGTCGCTGGCGTCGCTCTCGCTTGGCGGCTGCGGGGTAGGCGCCGAGGGGCTTGGGGACCTTAGGCGACTGCGAGACCTAGCGGTCCTCAATCTGAGCGGCGCCCAATTGAGCGACGACACCCTCGTGGAAATTGGCCAGCTGAGCAAGCTGACCGCAATTGACCTGTCTGAATGCGGCCCACTGACCGACCTGAGTCCCCTCGCCGGCCTCCCGAAACTTAATCTGCTGGTGCTAGCCCGGGCGAAACTCGGAGATGACGCCCTGGCTGGGCTGCAGGCAGCCCCCGCGATGACGCGGCTGTCACTGGGCGGCGCCGAGTACTCGGCCGACGACCTGAAAGCCCTGCGTGACTCCAAGCCCGAGTTGGTTGTCGATGAGTAG
- a CDS encoding DUF1559 family PulG-like putative transporter — translation MRHHKGFTLVELLVVIAIIGVLIALLLPAVQSAREAARRTQCQNSLRQVALGAYNHVDIHGFFPSGGWSWRWYADPNQGYGRSQPGGWAYSILPFIEEQAVRDLGAGETNPARLETMMKTAAATPIPSFNCPSRRPPVPYPYARTDLGSLAGNMPNCRPGNCQIARSDYAACSGNINAIDPNGPSSLTSWKSFDWPHSKDKSNGFQSGVVYQGSEVKLRQIIDGTTKTILFGERYINSDRYVDGLASNDDQGMYIGYDFDTIAYTGDTFEVYQPTQDTPGVNLWYYFGSTHPGVFYIAHCDASVQSIPYDIDETVWKAMGSRDESLDKRPNSR, via the coding sequence ATGCGTCATCACAAGGGATTCACACTCGTCGAGCTTCTGGTGGTCATCGCCATTATTGGGGTGCTCATCGCGTTGCTCCTGCCCGCCGTGCAGTCCGCCCGCGAGGCGGCTCGTAGGACCCAGTGTCAGAACAGCCTGAGACAGGTCGCCTTGGGCGCCTACAACCACGTGGACATCCACGGATTCTTCCCCTCCGGGGGCTGGAGCTGGCGTTGGTACGCCGACCCCAACCAGGGCTACGGACGGTCGCAACCGGGCGGTTGGGCGTATAGCATCCTGCCGTTTATTGAAGAGCAGGCGGTGCGTGACCTTGGCGCGGGCGAGACCAACCCGGCGCGGCTAGAGACTATGATGAAGACCGCCGCCGCGACCCCCATCCCGTCATTCAACTGCCCCAGCCGCCGTCCGCCGGTCCCCTACCCCTACGCGAGGACCGACCTCGGCTCGCTGGCGGGGAATATGCCCAACTGTCGTCCGGGCAACTGCCAGATCGCACGCTCTGACTACGCGGCATGCTCAGGGAACATTAACGCGATCGACCCCAACGGCCCGAGCTCGCTGACAAGTTGGAAGTCGTTCGACTGGCCTCACAGCAAAGACAAGTCCAATGGGTTCCAGAGCGGCGTGGTCTACCAGGGCAGCGAGGTGAAGCTCCGCCAGATCATCGACGGGACCACCAAGACGATCCTGTTCGGCGAGCGGTACATCAATTCTGACCGCTACGTGGACGGGTTGGCGTCGAACGACGATCAGGGCATGTACATCGGCTACGACTTCGACACCATCGCCTACACCGGCGACACATTCGAGGTCTACCAGCCGACCCAGGACACGCCCGGCGTCAATCTGTGGTACTACTTCGGGAGCACACACCCCGGCGTGTTTTACATCGCCCACTGCGACGCATCGGTGCAGTCGATTCCGTACGACATCGATGAAACCGTTTGGAAGGCGATGGGGAGCCGCGACGAGTCGCTCGACAAACGCCCCAACAGCCGCTAG